From Gemmatimonadota bacterium, one genomic window encodes:
- a CDS encoding chlorite dismutase family protein, whose protein sequence is MHYSTESREKLDILEHGAPVDGKPQTSDRRLYMQLQVFTGVRDVDAVSEALDQSGLDAALYLDAHDPCGIGIVFLTESPDLFVTDIRVLLNGDPFSVCTRRPELTMLGRTYATGYEPDLEYALIDRPRDNVLNPEWPWAIWYPLRRNGAFARLDHREQRKILMEHASIGRAYGREDYAHDIRLASYGLDADDNDFVIGLIGAELYPLSRVVQDMRKTQQTALYVESLGPFFVGKKR, encoded by the coding sequence GTGCATTATTCTACTGAATCGAGAGAAAAACTCGATATCCTCGAACACGGCGCGCCTGTTGATGGGAAACCGCAAACGAGTGATCGGCGGCTTTACATGCAGTTGCAGGTTTTTACGGGTGTCAGGGATGTCGATGCTGTATCTGAGGCGCTCGATCAAAGCGGTCTCGATGCCGCGCTCTATCTCGATGCGCACGATCCCTGCGGCATTGGCATTGTTTTTTTGACGGAATCGCCGGATTTGTTTGTTACGGATATTCGCGTTTTGCTCAATGGCGATCCATTCTCTGTCTGTACACGTCGTCCTGAACTTACGATGCTCGGTCGCACGTATGCCACGGGTTATGAGCCAGATCTCGAATACGCGCTTATCGATCGACCGCGCGATAATGTGCTCAATCCCGAATGGCCGTGGGCGATTTGGTACCCGCTGCGTCGCAATGGGGCTTTTGCCCGTCTCGATCACAGGGAACAGCGCAAAATTTTGATGGAGCACGCTTCTATTGGACGCGCTTATGGACGCGAAGATTACGCGCACGATATTCGCCTGGCCAGCTATGGTCTCGATGCCGATGACAATGATTTTGTCATTGGTTTGATCGGTGCAGAACTCTATCCGCTCTCTCGCGTTGTGCAGGATATGAGAAAGACCCAACAAACTGCACTTTATGTCGAATCGCTGGGTCCTTTTTTTGTGGGGAAAAAACGATAG